GCCTGAGAACAGCCTCTCCCTTACCTTACGGATGACTCGGTCAAAATCCGGGCGCTCCGATCTCGCGCATACCCGGAGGCAGGGTCTCCCATGCCCTGATCAGCTCTCCGATGGAGCCGGCCTCCATCTTGCGCATGACGTTGGAGCGATGCAGCTTGACCGTAACTTCGCTTATGCTGAGGTCGAAGGCGATCTGCTTGTTGAGGCGTCCGCGCGCGACTTCGCGCAGGATCTCACGCTCGCGGTTTGTCAGTGTCTCAAGGCGCTCGAGATTGCGTTTGACGACCATAGCCTCCGCCCGCCGTGCTGCATCCAGCGCAACACCGGCGATCACTGCATCGAGCAGTGTCTGGTCACGCACTGGCTTGGTGAGGAAGTCTACAGCGCCAGCTTTCATCGCCTCGACCGTCATCGGGATGTCGCCGTGCCCGGTCAGGAAGATGATTGGCTTGAGATTACCGCTTCGTGCCAGATGGTGTTGTAGATGCAGCCCGCTCGCTCCGGGCATGCGCACGTCGAGGATCAGGCAGCCTGGGCTGTCCAATATGTTGGCGTCCAGCACTTCGCGGGCCGAGGCGAAACTGACCGGCTGGAAGCCTGCCGAGAGAATCAACTCCGACAAAGCCTCACGAACGGCTGCGTCGTCATCGACAATGATGACGATCGACTCTGTTGCGTCATTCTTGCGCTGCGCCACCAACGGCGCCAATTTCCGGGACGGTTGGTCCATTCTCATGTCACCCTCCATTTCTCGATTTTTGCATTGCCTCTGCGATGGCTACGAGCAGGGCAGGAGCGTCAAAAGGCTTGCGGAAAAAACCGCTAATGCCCTGGGCGCGGCCCTGGTCTGCGATTTCGTGGCGGCCGGTGATCAGGAAAACCGGCAGTTCCGGACGTGCCTTCTTCACGATGTCACGAAGTTCAAAGCCGTTCGTGTCGGGCATGCCAATGTCCGTTATAAGCACATCCAGATCTGCCAATCCGCGGACAAGCAAATGCCCGGCCGACTGGAAGCAGCAAGCCGCATAGCCGGCGGATTCCAGCAGCTCTTCCAGCGACTCGAGCAGCCTTGGATCATCATCGACAACCGCAATGATAGGTTTCCTTTTATCCATAGTTAGTTCCCTCCCGGCCGGCGCGAGTGGGTGATCGCTATTTCCAATCTTTCTGCGATACGCACGAGATCGGCGAGCGATGCTGCTCCCATTTTCTGCATTACTTTCCTTCGGTGAATTTGCAGCGTGACTTCGCTGATCCCCAGTTCGGATGCTGCCTGCTTGTTGAGCAGACCGCTCACCACGAGCGGAAGCACCTCACGCTCTCGTGTCGTCAATTCGAGATAGCGTTGTTTCAGTATGCCGAGTTCGGCTCGTTCCGAGCGGTTTTTTCGATCTTCGGCGATCGCCGTGTGGACCGCGGCCATGACGTCTGTATCGCTGAACGGCTTGGTGAGAAAATCCACGGCGCCATGCTTGATCGCCCGCACCGAGGACGGAATGTCGCCGTGCCCGGTAATGAAGACGATTGGCGGATGATCCCCCTCGGCGATCTGCCGCTGCAATTCGAGGCCGTTGATATCGGGCAATTCGACGTCAAGGATAAGGCATGCGGGAACATCCGGCTTCTCGGTGTTCACATATTCGCCCGCCGACCCGAAGGCTATGGCGCGCATTCCGTGGGCCTCCAGGAGTTCCCCGAGCGCTTCCCGGATGCGTCCGTCATCGTCCACGATGAAAACAACATAGTCGTCCGCCGTCATGGTGCCGCTTTCGTTGCAATTGGTAAGGTGAAAATGAATCGCGCGCCGTGCGGTTCATTCTTTTCGGCCCATAAACGCCCGCCATGTGCCTCGACGATCGAGCGGCAGATGGCGAGCCCCATGCCCATTCCGTTTTCCTTCGTCGTGAAGAAGGGTTCGAAAATCCGGTCGGGAAATTCGATACCGCGCCCATGATCGTTGATTTCTGTCTGAATCTCGCTACCCAGGCGATGCGTATGCACCTGAAGGACTTTTTCGCCTGCAATGAGATCCATCGCGTCCATGCCGTTGCGGATGAGATTGATCAGGACCTGCTGAATCTGGACGGAATCCAGCGTGACGGCTGGCAGGTCGCTTTCGATGGAAATGTCCATGCGAACGCGATGCCGAGCCCCTTCCTCGGCCATAAGAGCGCCAGCCTCGGTAACGACACTTGCGAGCGTAGTGCTGTTCCTCGTCTCCGTGGATTGCCTGAAGAGGCCGCGGATTCGGCTCACGATATCGGCCGCCGCGTTGGCGTCCCGGATAATGCGCGCGGCGACGGTCGTCGCGCGTTCCACGTTCGGAGGCTCGACCGACAGCCAGCGATGGCATGCATGCGAATTGGCGACGATGGCGGCGAGCGGCTGATTCACCTCATGGGCGATTGATGCCGAGAGTTCCGCGAGGCTTGCGGCCTGCGACGCGACCGCCAGTCTCTCCTGTGTCCGGCGCAATTCCTCCTGCGTGCGCACGTCGTCGTCTATGTCGTGCGAAAGTCCGTACCACTGGACGATCCGCCCGCTTTCATCACGTAACGGCTCGGCGCTACCGTCCACCCAGCGATAGACGCCGTCCGCCCTTCGCAGCCGATAGCGCATGGAGAAGCGTTTGCCGGTCGCCAAGCTGCAGTTGAGCGCTTTCGCCATTCCCGCCGAGTCGTCGGGATGGATGGCCGATTTGATGATGGCTGCCATCCCGCTTGTGTCCAGCATATCTGCTTCTCTCGTGTCAACGCCGAAGAAGTCCATCATGCGTTTGTTGAAGAAGGTCGGCTCGCCGGTTGGACTAAGCCGCCAGAGAAGGCTGGGCACCATGTCCACGAGCTGCGAGAACTCCCGTTCACGGTTGCGCAACGCCTCCTGCGCCTGCATTTCGTCTTCGATGTCGATTGACGCGATGTACCATTGCACGATCGCACCGTCGGCAGCGCGCAGAGGCTGGGCGCGCGCTTCTATCCAGCGATACAGGCCATCCTTAGTGCGCCGGCGAAACCGATTCACGAAAGGCTGGCCGGTCGCGAAGCCGTTCGTTGCTCTCTGAAACATGGTTGGAAAATCTTCAGGGTGAGCCACATCTCGAGCCAGCGCATCGAAATCCTTGATGTCGGGCGTCGGCGAACCGGCGCTGTCCAGATATCGCTTGCTGGCGTAGGTCATCCTGCGCGAAGGAGCGAAACTCAGGATGTTGATGGGCAAGGCGTCGATCATTTGCTCCAGTTGCTGCTTGCTGCTTTGCAACGCCTCCTCGGCCTTCTTGCGCTCCGTGATATCGATGAAGCCGACCAGACTCTTGTCGGCGACTGCGCCGGGGCGGGCGGTGGCGAAAACGACGTCCATGACGCTGCCGTCCATACGCTCCACCTTAGTCTCTTCCTGAAAAACCTCCTCGCCGCGATAACTTGCCTCGATGGAGCGGCGGATGGTGGAAAGGCCCGGCTGCCAATAACGCGTTATCGGCCCATACATTTCTTCCGCGTTCTGTGCACCGAACATTTCGACAACATGCTGGTTCACTTCTTCGATCTCCAGGGCTTCCACAGCGTGAACCAGGAATTCAGGGTGCTCGTCCATATAGGTTTCGAGATCGGTGACGCCCTCAGCCCGCAATTCCTTGAACAATGGAATGAGCTTGCTGGCATCCACCTGTGTCAACCCGATTGGCATATAGTGGAACAAATCGCGGTAGCGGCGCTCGCTTTGCTGTAACGCTTCCAGCGCGCGCACCTCGTCGTCGATGTCGATAGAGATTGCGAACCATTGCACTATGGTTCCGTCGTCGTCGCGCAGCGGTTCAGCCCTGCCATCGACCCAGCGGTATACGCCGTCCGCGCGGCGCATACGATATTTCAAGGAATAGGGTTCGCCGGTGGCGACGGAGTGACGCACCGCTTGCAGTAGGACAGATGCATCATCCGGATGGACAAGGGTCTCTATGTTCGTCGCCAGCCGGCTCATGCCCGGCTTGTTCAACTGTTCCAGGTCAAGCCCGAAAAAATCCACCAGGCGCTTGTTGAAGAAGGTCGGCTCGCCCTCCGGCGTCAGCCGTCTGATGTGGACCGGGACCATATCCACGATCTGCGAAAGCTCCCGCTCCCGATCACGCAGGGCCTCCACGCTTTGGCGCAATGTCAGCAACGCCAGCTGGTGCTGTCGGGATATGGCGGCCACGATCAATGCCGAAAATGCCGAGATCGCCAGGAAGAGCTGCAGCATGATCTGATTGTGGCGCTGGGTCTCGGGATCACCGGCAAACTGGCTGGCGCCCGATATCGTGAATATCGCTGTTATCAGCGCAAGGAGGGCCAGCGTGACAACAGCCCCTTTGAACTCGAAGCGCACCGCAGCCCAAAGCAGTGGCGGCATGATGATGTAGGCGAAAGGCAGGTAGCCGCCGAGCGAAAGGGCGGCGACGCCGAGCAAGATCAGTCCCAGGACACAAGCTTCCATCCATCGCGCCATGGAGAATTCGGTCTTCCTGTGCCAGTTCTGGATCACGACGAGCGCGAGCGGCGCGACGATCAGGACCCCAGTTGCATCCCCGATCCACCAGAGGGGCCAGGCCCCCACGAAGGTTTGCGAAAGTATGCCGAACCAGGCAAGCGTCGCGCTTCCGACCGTCGCGCTCACGACTGGCGCGAAGACCGCACCCAGTACGACGAATACAATAACTTCCTGCAAGGTTTCCAGCCGAGCTGGCCGGCCTAAGGCCCGGTTCACGAGCCACGCGCCGACCACAGCTTCGAGCGCATTGCCAGCATACATCAGGAAAGCTGCAGGCAGAGGGCTATGGAACCACAGGATATTGCTGAGCAGTTCGGCCAGACCGCCCGCCAGCACCCACCACGGCCAGCTCTTCATGGGAGCGAGCACGAGGGCCGCGATGAATAACCCGCTCGGAGGCCAGATGGAAATGCCTGTTCCAGGTACGATTGCAAGTGCCTGCGCGAAACCGCAGCCCAGGACGTAGGCCAGAAAAAAGAGACCCAGATGCAGGAGTGGGGGGCGGTACGACCAGACGCGCGTCATCGGCTGCTCCTGCAGGAAGAAAATATGGGATCGTCAGCATTTCGTGTTGGACTTGTTGCCGAAATCGGTGCCGGCAACCCGTTGCCGCACCCTAATCGCGCCACCGCGCGGCTGCAACTTATGGAAATCCATATATTGGCGGCCGACTCTGTGCGGCCTTCGCGAAAAGCGTCGAGCCTAAATGATATCCGAAATCCGCCCGACCCTTGCCGCTGAACTCCCGGTAGGATAGGCGGTGTACATGCCGATGAAGGACGGGCCCATGTTGGAGGCTGACAGCAGAAGGTGCCAAGCAAACGACATGCGGGAAAGAAAAGCCGCATCAAAAAGCATGTGGCGGTTCCTGTCCTACTCTAAAAGCCGCAGGGGAATGATATGCTCTTCGATGTCCGTCGACCGGCTAACCTCGTTCCAGCGGAGCGCGACCGCGGATCGGACCGCATCGCTCTGGGCAATTCGCGCCAGCGCATCGCTTCCCAGGATGAGCTGTTCCGGTAGATCATCCTGGCGTGAAAGATCGAAGATGACCGCGGCCACCTTGTCGGGATCGCCAGGCTCGGTGCCGGCATAGTCCTGCGTCATCTTCATGATCGCACCGATGGTCGGTTCGTATTCCGGCAGCAGCGGCGGAACATGACCGCGCGCAATCCGTGTCCAGTTCGTGCGGATGCTGCCCGGCTCGACAGCGATAGCTGTCACACCAAACGGTTTGACTTCCTTGGCGAGCGAAGCGGTAAAGCCGCTCACTGCCCATTTGGCAGCGCTATAGGCGGTGGAACCCGGACTGCCAAAGCGGGCGGAACTGGACGAGATGTTGATGATATGTCCTGATTTTTGCTGGCGCATCACAGGGAGGGCGGCGCGTATCAGATTGACAACGCCGTAGAAATTGGTGTCGATTTCGGCCTTGAAATCATCTTCCAAGATTTGCTCGAAGGGACTGAGGTGAGCATAGCCGGCATTGTTGAGCAGCACGTCGAGCCGCCCGAACCGGCCCATGGCAGCCTCGACGGCGGTACGTGCAGCCCCCATATCCGTTACGTCAAGCTCTACGAGATTCACCTGCTCGCCGTAGCGCTGTACCAAGTGCGAGAGGCGG
This is a stretch of genomic DNA from Phyllobacterium zundukense. It encodes these proteins:
- a CDS encoding response regulator transcription factor, which gives rise to MRMDQPSRKLAPLVAQRKNDATESIVIIVDDDAAVREALSELILSAGFQPVSFASAREVLDANILDSPGCLILDVRMPGASGLHLQHHLARSGNLKPIIFLTGHGDIPMTVEAMKAGAVDFLTKPVRDQTLLDAVIAGVALDAARRAEAMVVKRNLERLETLTNREREILREVARGRLNKQIAFDLSISEVTVKLHRSNVMRKMEAGSIGELIRAWETLPPGMREIGAPGF
- a CDS encoding response regulator transcription factor, giving the protein MTADDYVVFIVDDDGRIREALGELLEAHGMRAIAFGSAGEYVNTEKPDVPACLILDVELPDINGLELQRQIAEGDHPPIVFITGHGDIPSSVRAIKHGAVDFLTKPFSDTDVMAAVHTAIAEDRKNRSERAELGILKQRYLELTTREREVLPLVVSGLLNKQAASELGISEVTLQIHRRKVMQKMGAASLADLVRIAERLEIAITHSRRPGGN
- a CDS encoding SDR family oxidoreductase; this translates as MPKTWLITGSASGIGLSTAELVLARGENLVATARSVGRLSHLVQRYGEQVNLVELDVTDMGAARTAVEAAMGRFGRLDVLLNNAGYAHLSPFEQILEDDFKAEIDTNFYGVVNLIRAALPVMRQQKSGHIINISSSSARFGSPGSTAYSAAKWAVSGFTASLAKEVKPFGVTAIAVEPGSIRTNWTRIARGHVPPLLPEYEPTIGAIMKMTQDYAGTEPGDPDKVAAVIFDLSRQDDLPEQLILGSDALARIAQSDAVRSAVALRWNEVSRSTDIEEHIIPLRLLE
- a CDS encoding response regulator translates to MDKRKPIIAVVDDDPRLLESLEELLESAGYAACCFQSAGHLLVRGLADLDVLITDIGMPDTNGFELRDIVKKARPELPVFLITGRHEIADQGRAQGISGFFRKPFDAPALLVAIAEAMQKSRNGG
- a CDS encoding MASE1 domain-containing protein — translated: MTRVWSYRPPLLHLGLFFLAYVLGCGFAQALAIVPGTGISIWPPSGLFIAALVLAPMKSWPWWVLAGGLAELLSNILWFHSPLPAAFLMYAGNALEAVVGAWLVNRALGRPARLETLQEVIVFVVLGAVFAPVVSATVGSATLAWFGILSQTFVGAWPLWWIGDATGVLIVAPLALVVIQNWHRKTEFSMARWMEACVLGLILLGVAALSLGGYLPFAYIIMPPLLWAAVRFEFKGAVVTLALLALITAIFTISGASQFAGDPETQRHNQIMLQLFLAISAFSALIVAAISRQHQLALLTLRQSVEALRDRERELSQIVDMVPVHIRRLTPEGEPTFFNKRLVDFFGLDLEQLNKPGMSRLATNIETLVHPDDASVLLQAVRHSVATGEPYSLKYRMRRADGVYRWVDGRAEPLRDDDGTIVQWFAISIDIDDEVRALEALQQSERRYRDLFHYMPIGLTQVDASKLIPLFKELRAEGVTDLETYMDEHPEFLVHAVEALEIEEVNQHVVEMFGAQNAEEMYGPITRYWQPGLSTIRRSIEASYRGEEVFQEETKVERMDGSVMDVVFATARPGAVADKSLVGFIDITERKKAEEALQSSKQQLEQMIDALPINILSFAPSRRMTYASKRYLDSAGSPTPDIKDFDALARDVAHPEDFPTMFQRATNGFATGQPFVNRFRRRTKDGLYRWIEARAQPLRAADGAIVQWYIASIDIEDEMQAQEALRNREREFSQLVDMVPSLLWRLSPTGEPTFFNKRMMDFFGVDTREADMLDTSGMAAIIKSAIHPDDSAGMAKALNCSLATGKRFSMRYRLRRADGVYRWVDGSAEPLRDESGRIVQWYGLSHDIDDDVRTQEELRRTQERLAVASQAASLAELSASIAHEVNQPLAAIVANSHACHRWLSVEPPNVERATTVAARIIRDANAAADIVSRIRGLFRQSTETRNSTTLASVVTEAGALMAEEGARHRVRMDISIESDLPAVTLDSVQIQQVLINLIRNGMDAMDLIAGEKVLQVHTHRLGSEIQTEINDHGRGIEFPDRIFEPFFTTKENGMGMGLAICRSIVEAHGGRLWAEKNEPHGARFIFTLPIATKAAP